A single genomic interval of Microcebus murinus isolate Inina chromosome 24, M.murinus_Inina_mat1.0, whole genome shotgun sequence harbors:
- the MTMR9 gene encoding myotubularin-related protein 9, with translation MEFAELIKTPRVDNVVLHRPFYPAVEGTLCLTGHHLILSSRQDNTEELWLLHSNIDAIDKRFVGSLGTIIIKCKDFRIIQLDIPGMEECLNIASSIEALSTLDSITLMYPFFYRPMFEVVEDGWHSFLPEQEFELYSSATSEWRLSYVNKEFAVCPSYPPIVIVPKSVDDEALRKVATFRHGGRFPVLSYYHKKNGMVIMRSGQPLTGTNGRRCKEDEKLINATLRAGKRGYIIDTRSLNVAQQARAKGGGFEQEAHYPQWRRIHKSIERYHILQESLIKLVEACNEQAHNMDRWLSKLEASNWLTHIKEILTTACLAAQCIDREGASILVHGTEGIDSTLQVTSLAQIILEPRSRTIRGFEALIEREWLQAGHPFQQRCAQSAYCSSKQKWEAPVFLLFLDCVWQILRQFPCSFEFNEHFLIMLFEHAYASQFGTFLGNNESEKCKLKLQQKTMSLWSWVNRPSELSKFTNPLFEANNLVIWPSVAPQSLQLWEGIFLRWNRTSKYLDEAYEEMVNIIEYNKELQAKVNILRRQLAELETEDGMQESP, from the exons ATGGAGTTCGCGGAGCTGATCAAGACCCCGCGGGTGGACAACGTGGTGCTGCACCGGCCTTTCTATCCGGCCGTCGAGGGCACGCTGTGTCTGACCGGCCACCACCTGATCCTGTCCTCCCGGCAGGACAACACGGAGGAGCTGTGGCTCCTCCATTCAAACATCGACGCCATCGACAAGCG ATTCGTGGGATCATTGGGTACCATCATcataaaatgtaaagattttcGAATTATACAGTTGGATATTCCTGGAATGGAGGAATGTTTGAATATAGCCAGTTCCATTGAG GCATTGTCTACCCTGGACTCCATCACTCTGATGTACCCTTTCTTCTACCGGCCCATGTTTGAGGTGGTAGAGGACGGCTGGCACTCGTTCCTTCCTGAGCAGGAGTTCGAGCTCTACTCCTCAGCT aCCAGTGAGTGGAGGCTAAGCTATGTCAATAAGGAATTTGCTGTCTGTCCCTCGTACCCACCCATCGTCATAGTGCCCAAATCTGTTGATGATGAAGCTCTTCGGAAGGTAGCTACATTTCGACATGGAGGGCGCTTCCCAGTACTCAGCTATTAtcataaaaaaaatggaatg GTAATTATGCGAAGTGGCCAGCCCCTCACTGGCACGAATGGGAGGAGGTGCAAGGAAGATGAGAAGCTCATAAATGCTACCCTCAGGGCGGGAAAGCGGGGCTACATCATCGACACCCGCTCTCTGAACGTGGCTCAGCAAGCCAGAGCCAAAGGAGGCGGCTTTGAACAAGAAGCTCATTATCCTCAGTGGAGGCGAATTCATAAGTCCATTGAGAG ataccataTTCTTCAGGAGAGCTTAATCAAGCTTGTGGAAGCTTGTAATGAGCAAGCACATAACATGGACCGATGGCTCAGTAAATTGGAGGCCTCTAATTGGCTGACGCACATCAAAGAGATTCTGACGACCGCCTGCCTGGCGGCTCAGTGCATCGACAG GGAAGGAGCATCGATACTGGTTCACGGGACAGAAGGAATTGATTCCACACTTCAGGTGACCTCCCTGGCCCAGATCATCTTGGAACCAAGAAGCAGGACCATCCGTGGTTTTGAGGCCTTGATAGAAAGAGAGTGGCTACAG GCCGGCCACCCATTCCAGCAGCGCTGCGCGCAGTCGGCCTACTGCAGCAGCAAGCAGAAGTGGGAGGCGCCCGTGTTTCTGCTCTTCCTGGACTGCGTGTGGCAGATTCTGCGTCAGTTCCCGTGCTCTTTCGAATTTAACGAGCATTTCCTCATCATGCTGTTTGAGCACGCTTATGCCTCCCAGTTTGGAACGTTTCTGGGCAACAATGAAAGTGAAAA ATGTAAGTTGAAGCTGCAGCAGAAAACCATGTCTCTCTGGTCCTGGGTCAATCGGCCCAGTGAGCTGAGTAAATTCACCAATCCTCTCTTTGAAGCCAACAACCTCGTCATCTGGCCTTCAGTTGCTCCGCAGAGCCTTCAGCTGTGGGAAG GTATTTTCCTACGTTGGAACAGAACCTCGAAGTATTTGGATGAAGCCTACGAAGAAATGGTTAACATCATTGAATATAACAAAGAATTACAAGCGAAAGTCAATATCCTTAGGAGGCAGTTGGCAGAGCTGGAAACAGAGGACGGGATGCAGGAGAGTCCCTGA